One genomic segment of Brassica napus cultivar Da-Ae chromosome A3, Da-Ae, whole genome shotgun sequence includes these proteins:
- the LOC106448324 gene encoding ERBB-3 BINDING PROTEIN 1 has translation MSSDDERDEKELDLTSPEVVTKYKSAAEIVNKALQVVLAECKPGAKIVDICEKGDAFIKEQTGSMYKNAKKKIDRGVAFPTCVSVNNVVGHFSPLAGDESVLEEGDMVKIDMGCHIDGFIALVGHTHVLQEGPVTGRKADVIAAANTAAEVALRLVRPGKKNHAVTEAIQKVSEAYDCKIVEGVISHQMKQNVIDGSKSFLSVSTPETRVDDAEFEENEVYAIDIVASTGDGKPKLLDEKQTTIYRKDESIHYQLKMKASRSLISEVKENFPHMPFTSRSLEEKRARLGLVECVNHGHLQPYPVLYEKPGDFVAQIKFTVLLMPNGSDKITSHTLQELQPTKTIDDPEIKGWLALGIKKKKGGGKKKKAKNAGEASTEAEPMEASSNAEA, from the exons ATGAGTTCCGACGACGAGAGAGACGAGAAGGAGCTGGATCTTACCTCTCCTGAAGTCGTCACAAAGTACAAGAGCGCCGCTGAGATCGTCAACA AGGCGTTGCAGGTTGTTTTGGCTGAATGCAAGCCAGGAGCTAAGATTGTCGATATCTGCGAAAAAGGAGACGCCTTTATCAAAGA GCAAACAGGGAGCATGTACAAGAATGCAAAGAAGAAGATTGACAGAGGCGTCGCTTTTCCCACGTGCGTTTCTGTGAACAACGTCGTTGGTCATTTCTCACCTCTTGCTGGTGATGAGTCAGTGTTGGAAGAGGGTGATATGGTCAAAAT TGATATGGGATGTCATATTGATGGGTTCATTGCTCTTGTTGGTCACACGCATGTTCTTCAAGAAGGACCCGTTACTGGACGCAAAGCTGATGTTATTGCTGCTGCGAATACCGCCGCTGAAGTTGCGTTGAGACTCGTACGTCCTGGGAAGAAG AACCATGCTGTCACTGAAGCTATTCAGAAGGTGTCTGAAGCGTACGACTGCAAAATTGTGGAAGGGGTTATTTCCCACCAGATGAAACAGAACGTGATAGATGGAAGCAAGAGTTTCCTAAGTGTATCCACTCCAGAAACAAGGGTTGATGATGCTGAGTTTGAAGAGAATGAAGTCTATGCAATCGATATTGTGGCAAGCACTGGTGATGGCAAG CCTAAGCTATTAGACGAGAAGCAAACAACTATTTACCGGAAAGATGAGAGTATTCACTATCAGTTGAAGATGAAGGCCTCCAGATCCTTAATAAGCGAGGTTAAAGAGAACTTCCCCCACATGCCATTCACTTCAAG GTCGCTGGAGGAGAAAAGGGCACGTCTTGGACTTGTGGAGTGTGTGAACCATGGTCATTTGCAACCATATCCTGTTCTTTACGAGAAGCCTG GTGATTTTGTTGCCCAGATTAAATTCACAGTTTTGCTGATGCCAAATGGATCGGATAAGATCACTTCACATACACTTCAGGAGCTGCAACCTACGAAGACCATTGATGACCCTGAGATCAAAGGATGGTTAGCCTTGGGtatcaaaaagaagaagggtggtggaaagaagaagaaag CCAAGAATGCAGGAGAGGCCTCAACGGAGGCTGAGCCAATGGAAGCAAGTAGCAATGCTGAAGCATGa
- the LOC106448315 gene encoding BAG family molecular chaperone regulator 4-like: MMHHSTDDSEPDGAMPVQQRDDSASSSDSASAVSNHTITITVYHGSSDHHLHVPQHATFGDVKKALVLETGLEATDLKILFRGDEKDDAEQLQAAGVTEGSVVVLVDEPNKGVDHVEPPPVMTEEIAKAIAAVLAVSGEVDELSDRVGALEAAVDGGTIVAVKEFDMTAELLMRQLLKLDGIKADGEARLQRKAEVRRVQKLQEDVDTLKARCYRAKPQL; encoded by the exons ATGATGCACCACTCAACCGACGATTCGGAACCTGATGGTGCTATGCCCGTCCAACAAAGAGACGACTCTGCCTCCTCCTCCGACTCTGCTTCCGCCGTTTCTAATCACACCATCACTATCACCGTTTACCATGGCTCCTCCGACCACCATCTCCATGTTCCTCAGCACGCCACTTTcg GGGATGTAAAGAAAGCCCTTGTTCTGGAAACTGGGTTGGAGGCTACTGATCTGAAGATCTTGTTCAGGGGAGATGAGAAAGATGACGCTGAGCAGTTGCAAGCTGCTGGTGTTACGGAAGGCTCTGTAGTTGTCCTTGTGGATGAGCCTAATAAGGGAGTTGACCATGTTGAACCGCCTCCTGTGATGACCGAAGAGATTGCAAAGGCTATTGCTGCTGTTCTAGCAGTCTCTGGAGAGGTCGATGAGCTCTCGGATAGG GTTGGTGCTTTAGAGGCTGCTGTCGATGGAGGGACGATAGTTGCGGTGAAGGAGTTTGACATGACTGCTGAGCTGCTCATGAGGCAGTTGCTCAAATTGGATGGCATCAAGGCAGATGGGGAAGCTAGACTACAGCGAAAGGCAGAG GTACGTAGGGTTCAAAAGTTGCAGGAGGATGTGGATACGTTGAAGGCAAGATGTTACAGAGCCAAGCCGCAGCTGTAA
- the LOC125607198 gene encoding uncharacterized protein LOC125607198: MDRAMLSLSLKDDDDSPFSLPDLPQYYASERNACSIIGRLLNPELQRMSKLIHDLPRKWQKSSRVRGFALTRERFQFVFLHEHDLREVLDKGMQTFEDWGLAMERWIEKPPPGYLDYVSIWVRISNIPVNHYTHRAIYDLGGLVGHVEEVAFDPERSQSQDYVRVKIRFHVSKPLKKSRVLNLPDGEQTTIYYYYERVQKRCYHCQRLTHAKERCPFLEHTQSSSGRSTSLLSMQQLSQPLQVLSEQDPLFGVLKEDQVGINPLSGRPRIAPEILQEMRNYLLASSSEDILVRQQRVIASVKEAEKNPITQRTALQLSPPPIFTSEINKGKGIVFNYDQEDKLNQPTTSNSQPKLMASAISSGQSLFNSTSNVLCRLTLPSPQNQLDLQGSIPFIFSVGSSGLKEKATRKPGSFKRIYNSRKKSHKEPEGTAQTVLPQPQVNKKRKAEDDLAGASKAAKNNASKMVPREGPSNT, translated from the coding sequence ATGGACAGAGCTATGTTGTCTTTATCCCTTAAAGATGATGATGACTCGCCTTTTAGCTTACCAGATCTACCTCAGTACTATGCCTCTGAAAGAAATGCATGCAGCATTATAGGCCGTCTTCTCAACCCGGAACTTCAGAGAATGTCTAAGCTGATACACGATCTACCACGGAAATGGCAAAAGTCCTCTAGAGTTCGCGGATTTGCGTTAACCAGAGAAAGATTCCAGTTCGTGTTCTTGCATGAACATGATCTCAGAGAAGTTCTAGATAAAGGCATGCAGACCTTTGAAGATTGGGGTTTGGCGATGGAAAGATGGATCGAGAAGCCTCCTCCTGGATATCTTGATTACGTCTCTATATGGGTCAGGATCAGTAACATACCAGTTAACCACTACACCCACAGAGCTATCTATGATCTCGGAGGTCTCGTAGGGCATGTGGAAGAAGTAGCTTTTGATCCGGAAAGATCACAATCTCAAGACTATGTCAGGGTCAAAATCCGCTTCCATGTATCCAAACCTCTAAAGAAATCGAGGGTTCTGAATCTTCCTGATGGAGAACAAACCACAATCTATTACTATTACGAAAGAGTTCAGAAAAGATGCTACCATTGTCAAAGACTTACGCATGCAAAGGAGAGGTGTCCCTTCTTAGAACACACTCAAAGCTCAAGTGGCCGATCTACTAGTCTTTTGTCCATGCAGCAGCTTTCTCAACCTCTACAGGTTCTGTCAGAACAAGATCCTCTGTTTGGAGTTCTAAAAGAAGATCAAGTCGGTATTAATCCCTTATCCGGTCGACCCCGCATAGCACCTGAGATCCTTCAAGAAATGCGCAACTATCTACTGGCTTCAAGCTCTGAAGACATTCTCGTTCGACAGCAAAGGGTTATAGCTTCTGTTAAGGAAGCTGAAAAGAACCCGATCACGCAAAGAACGGCTTTACAACTTTCTCCTCCTCCGATATTTACTTCAGAGATCAACAAGGGCAAAGGAATTGTCTTCAACTATGATCAAGAAGATAAGCTTAATCAGCCAACGACATCAAACTCTCAGCCAAAACTCATGGCTTCAGCAATATCTTCAGGACAGTCTCTATTCAACTCCACATCAAATGTCCTTTGTAGATTAACTCTACCGTCTCCTCAGAATCAATTGGATCTTCAGGGCAGTATACCTTTTATTTTTTCGGTTGGTTCTTCTGGGTTAAAGGAAAAAGCAACGAGGAAACCGGGAAGTTTCAAAAGAATCTACAACTCTCGAAAGAAGTCTCATAAGGAGCCAGAAGGAACTGCTCAGACTGTTCTGCCTCAACCTCAAGttaacaagaaaagaaaagcgGAAGATGATTTGGCTGGTGCATCCAAAGCCGCGAAGAACAATGCATCAAAGATGGTCCCGCGTGAGGGACCGTCCAACACTTAA